The DNA sequence CCTCAGCGCACCCGGGGGATACGGATGAGGGTGGTCGGCTCTGCCAGCAGTTTCCCACCCACGCTGAGGATGTCCGCCTTCCCGCCGCCGGCCCGTTTGATCTCCCGGGCATCGCGGTCAAGCTCTTCGGTCACCGAGGAACCCTTCATCGCGATCATCGAGCCCCCGACGGTGACCAGGGGCAGCGACCACCCGGCGAGCTTGCCCAGGGGGGCAACGGCCCGGGAGGTGACCACATCGATCGCGCCCAGCTGCGAACGGACCTCCTTGTCCTCCGCCCGGCCGCGGATGACGGTGACGTTGGGCAGCGCGAGCTGTTCCACTACCTCCGCCAAGTAGACCGAGCGCTTGAGCAGCGGCTCAATGAGGGTGATCTCCAGGTCGGGTCGGGCCAACGCCAGGGGGATGCCCGGCAATCCCGCCCCGGAGCCGATATCGGCGACCCTGATCCCGTGGTCCATGACCTCGCCGATGACCGCACAGTTGAGGATGTGGCGTTCCCACAGGCGGGGCACCTCGCGGGGGCCGATAAAGCCGCGCACCGAACCGTCGGTGGCCAGGGAACGGTGATAGGACTCGGCCAGGGGCAGGAGATCACCGAAGATCTCCGCGGCGGCGGCCGGGGTGGGTTCCAGAACGGGATCCGGGGTCTGACTCATGGTCCTGAGACTACCTGGTGGTCATGGGCGTGAATCAACACAGCCACCGCGCTGAGGCGGTGGCTGTGGGGATAAGGCGATGAAGCGATTACTTCTTCTTCTTTTTGTTCACTTTGCGGGCGCCGGGTGCCGGGGCGGTCGTGCGCTTGAGGGCTTTGCGGGCCTCTTCCTCGGCGGCCTCTTCGGCGTCCATCTTGTTGAAGATGTAGCGCTGCTGGAAGAAGGTCCACACGTTGTTG is a window from the Corynebacterium testudinoris genome containing:
- the rsmG gene encoding 16S rRNA (guanine(527)-N(7))-methyltransferase RsmG, whose translation is MSQTPDPVLEPTPAAAAEIFGDLLPLAESYHRSLATDGSVRGFIGPREVPRLWERHILNCAVIGEVMDHGIRVADIGSGAGLPGIPLALARPDLEITLIEPLLKRSVYLAEVVEQLALPNVTVIRGRAEDKEVRSQLGAIDVVTSRAVAPLGKLAGWSLPLVTVGGSMIAMKGSSVTEELDRDAREIKRAGGGKADILSVGGKLLAEPTTLIRIPRVR